DNA sequence from the Puntigrus tetrazona isolate hp1 chromosome 2, ASM1883169v1, whole genome shotgun sequence genome:
cactttctttttcttgcgACCTCTTGGCCTTCCTGCTGCAGTTAGCCTCTGAGGTCTAGATGGTATCTGGGTTTCAACATGAGCTTCATTTGCAGATGACGTCTCAACAGCTGGTTCTTCCTGAGGACCTTCTAGATCAGATGTTGAACTCTTCCTGCATTGTTTAACTGATGGAGAGGCAATTGGCTGTTCctccactttctttttcttgctaCCTCTTGGCCTTCCTGCTGCAGTCAGCCTCTGAGGTCTAGATGGTATATCTGTAGGAGCATCTGGCATCCGAGTTTCAACATGAGCTTCATTTGCAGACAGATTCTCAACAGCTGGCTCTATCGGAGAAATTTCTAGATTGGATTTTGCACTCTTCCTGCATTGTTTCACTGATAAAGAGGCAATTGGCTGTTCctccactttctttttcttgcgACCTCTTGGCCTTCCTGCTGCAGTTAGCCTCTGAGGTCTAGATGATGTATCTGTAGGAGCATCTGGCATCCGAGTTTCAACATGAGCTTCATTTGCAGACAGATTCTCAACAGCTGGCTCTTTCTGAGGAATTTCTAGATTGGATTTTGCACTCTTCCTGCATTGTTTCACTGATAAAGAGGCAATTGGATGTTCctccactttctttttcttgcgACCTCTTGTCTTCCCTGCTGCTGCTAGCCTCTGAGGTCTAGATGTTGTAACGTTTGTAGAATGCTCTGGCATCTGGGTATCAAAGTGAGCTTCATTTGCAGGCGGTGTCTCATCAGGCTCTTCCTGAGGAGCTTCTAGATCAGATGTTGCACTCTTCCATTGTTTAATTGTTGGAGAGGTAATCAGCTGTTCCtccacattcttttttttgcgACCTCTCGTCCTCCCTGCTCCTGTGAGCCTCTGAGGTGTAGATGATGTAACGTCTGTAGGAGGCGTCTAACAGGAATaccacatgaaaaaaaagttaagccACAAATTGCATCACATTTAGCAAACGATAATGCAATAATCATTGTCACACAAACCTTTAATCGACTGGACCCTTTGGCATTCTGATGACTATGTTGTGTCCAACTATTCTTAGCTCTTTTTGGAGAGAGGGGTTGGAAGTCTGAGGTCGGTGTGGAGCTAAAGAGAGGCCTGGTTCGGGGCCTGCCCCGTTTCGGGGTGCATGGTATAGAGCTACAATCACTGTTAGTGTAGCAGGAGATCTCCTCATCAAGAAGAGGAGATGTAGTACATGTGTGAAGACCTGTAGAAACATCAGAGGGGGTCTGATTGTTCTGAGTTTTTTTAGAGTGCCGataatgtttgtttctttgagAGATTACGTGTTGTTCTGGGCAAGAATTATGTAAAGAATTGTCCGGTATTTCTTTGCTAGCAGCTATTTCTTTCTCACTGAGttgaatgacttttttttttcttcccttgcAGGATATTTTTGATGTCTCTGATGGCTCAAGTTCATGTGAATTTGAGGACACCAATCCATTTAGGTGATGTGCTGATTTCTGTAAACAAGCTGACACGCCAGGAAGAGCATCGTTGTTTGTTGCTTGAGCTTTCTCCTTCTTGGTTGTTCTCTGTCCACATGATTCTGCAGAATTTATCTCTTGCAATACTGTGGTTCCTTTACCATGCAAGATGGAAGCTTTGTTACCTGAAACAGGTTTGTTAAGTTCTGCAGGAACTTCCAAAACATTGCGACGTGTCCTGTGAGGATTCCTTCGAAGACGCAAAGAGCTCATTCCTGCAACCATAGAGGTCTCAAAACACTGGCACAACCAAGTTTGGTCTCATTATGCTGAGCTGCAAAGAAAACCATAGTGACGTCTATTACTAACTGTAAATCGTGACCATAAAACAATTTAAgttttacagaattaaaaatcCCCACAGCAACCAAGAGCctgacaataaaacaaataaactaagaGCTTTTCatgtaatcaaaaacatttgacgTTAAATTAATTTGACTGTATTCGATATATCGAACTAAAAGAAGGTTCCAGCAACCGCAAGACAGACTACACTAAACTTACTAACGAGCATATAGAGAAATTCATCTCGTAAAGCTGCTGTTAGTTCCTCTAACGTCAAATACTTGGGTTTGCTGAGATACTGGAACTGGCATAAACCAAGTGCTTGAGCTAAAAACATTCGCAAAAATAAACCTTATAAAAGCCATATGACGACGGATGCAACGGTATATACGCTCAAAATAcaacacatataataataaacgcgataaacaccataaaaacataaaagacgTGTTGACTAGGAGCGCTGTGTGCTAGCACTAGCAGCTCCACGGAAAACCAACGTAAACACGGCCAGGCAGCGCGTGTTATAGTAACTTACCCTACATCTGCAGAAGGATTAGTTGCTGCTGTTTTTAGAAAGcgtaaactgaaataaattgtaCAGTAAAACGTGTGCTCTCACGTGGAGTATTAGTATCTAAGCAGCTATTCACTAGACAGTGGCCGTTTACGAGGCGTTCGGTCGTCATCAAGTTGaacagtgtttcagtttcaatCAGGAAGCTGTTTGAGTTCTTCTGCTATTCCCCCTTTTAAAAAACAGcctcattgtttttctttctttatttttttccccaataatTATAAACCACATCTTTCCAaaacttgaataaaaacaaacaaaaaaaaaaaaaaaaaacccaacgaAATATGTATCTtatcttctcttttctttcttacatTTCTGGTATGTATTGAGACAAAGAATTCAttaattgaaaacaaatatatatataacaaattctttatattaacaaaaactttatttccaCAATGACAACATTAtacatcatcatttatttaatctactatggaaatgtcaaaaaaaaaaaatgatcagatATAATAAAGCATAACATCTGTAGTTAATTATTTAAGTTTATACGATGCAGTGATGTTATAGAAGTCTTCTCTTCCTCATACATTAACCTTGCAGTTCTCTCTGTAAAATTGATAAAGaagcgaaaaaaaaacatgtaaaatgaaATTCTTTTATGATATATAAAGTCTACTTATAATCACTCACAGTTGCTTGGCAAGGTAAGCTGTTTTGGATTCACAGGCTTTCCTCTGACTGACTGCTGCCGTCTGCAGGCTGCTCGCTGAATCCCGTAGAGCTGCACATGAATCCAAGTGATGAGACTCACTGCTCAGATTCACCCACAGAACCTCCATAAGGGCTGCGAGAGGCAAAATAATgcttacatacatttatttttatatttatacttatcCTGAAGCCAAACTAAGGCTAATTAAgctaatgcaattaataaaaaaaatatttacgaTCAACATTGTTAggaaatatatattctttatcaCACGCTTAGAGTAGCCCATCACATTACGCACCTTATCTATAAACAGATAATTATGCTCTCGTTGAAAATATGCAGATGACGTCTTTGGCTGAGACAACTTTATcgtttatgcaaaatatttccattttaggCTCTCTCTTACCCTGCTGTTGAGTCAGCTCAGAAAAAAACCTTGCTTGATTGTTTTGGTGCATGAGTCTTTGATTTTCCAAAGCTGTTAAATTTTTCTTTAGGGTCATCTAAAATGGGGTacaaattcaataaaaacagtatcacctttataaaaaacaattccgataattttctttctgcatCAGTTTTAACTGTGAACAGAGAGAAACACCATGGTACTCTGACATTATGCACCAACCAACTCAGTACAAAGATTCAACACACATTCATCGCTTCTTGGCACTCACTTGCAGTTGCAGACTCTCAATTAGAGATGCATTTGTTTTCCTTTGGCTCTCTAGAAGACCTCCCAGCTCTTCTTGCAGTTTGGTCTGGTTCTCTAAGCTCAGTTTCAGTGCAGATTTCAAGACCTCTTGCTCTTTTTCCTTCATCACTTGAGCTCCATCCATCTTCTCAATTAAGGCATGTTGTGCTGCTCTACATTGTGTAACGCCAGCTAAGGGAGGCCAGGTGGCCCAAACCACAATGACGATCAGAGAGACCATGGACCACAGCGCCAGGAGAGCCATAATCCAGTTACAGGTGTTCTGGGCTGAACTGGACCTGGCCATCCTGAGAAAGACACAAACTAAAGCGATCTAGTCTGACAGGGAAGGAAGTTTATCTGGATCAGGGCTGAACCAGCTATGTTTTGTTCACTGAGGCTGGACTGTGTATGTGCTGTCCCTCTGGTTGTGAGTGGAAGCTACGTCAGTATAGCTACAATGTTGTTGTAAGGGCCTTATCTGTGCTCTgagaaataattatatattgctgttttagaaaacattcagtttttccctggagatatttttttcatgtccTCATAGAGACATGCACTGCAGATTTATGTTAACACATCTAATGGAAAGCTAACGGATCTCAGAATATTCATAGATGGTTTGAAATTTCAAAGTAAACAGTTGCATTTACGAGACCCCAAAAATCCAAATGTTTATCTGAGCATCAAAACACGATTATGTTACAATAGAGATGGAAAAagatattgtttaattaaaactctGGGACTTTCAACATCTCTAGACATTAAGATAAAGAGGTTGACAAATGTTCAGAGTGATAAAACACTACACTTCCCAGTGCATTCCTTTAGCTTAGCCCACACACACCAAATAAAGCCATTGTAACTGTATTCTTCTtcaattcttttatttgaatgtacttttctgatgtgtatatataaacttgtaaataaaacataactggtACAGTACTATAAGCAAATGGACATGAATATCGCTATGACTTAACTACAAATGAGCACAACCATTTTAAGATACTGATGCTCACTCACATATGGAATGTCatacaaaaaaaggaatgtttgaagtgtgtgttttaaacaagtgtttaacaatagttcacccaaaaaaaaaaaaaaaaaaaaaaaaattacaaattaaatccatcatttattcactctcatgttACTCCAAGCCTCTCAAACtatggcaaagaaaaaaaaaatcttttgctttccacacacacacaaaaaaaaaaaaagtcacacagaTTTGGAAAGTTACGAGGGCGAGTAAAAGaacaaactttcatttttatgggaactgtccctttaaaattGTCATAGGTACAGAAGCAGCTTACTGAATATTCAATATATGTACAGATCGTTCAAGACAGCATTTAGGACTATCAAGTGTATAAGTCATTTCTCTTTGTCTCACATCATAAAATTTGAATTCAATTTGCATAGGAAAAGTGGACATGGAGAGCAACAAAAGCAACTGGCATCTTGAAATTTTTCAATTCCTCATAGAGGACTGTGTAGTGCGTTACTCACAATGTacattaatatatgtaatatagttggaaataaactaaatttttaTCTACTAATTCAGCATGTGTATTTTTGAGgtgatgaataaaagtactaaATACAACTTTAAGAGACTGGCATCACATAAGTATACTGCAATGCACAGAAGCACATGCACACCCTGTccctgtttatatatttatttatacacccTCACTTAGCATTTATAGAAAATACCATTTTGCAGTGCTTTTGTTCTAGGAGTGACACGAACTCTTCAACCTTACATGAAGCTTATTGCTAAGTTTAATACTCTATATCTGCCCTGCACATATCAAGCGAATATATTAGATAAAGCATTCAGAAAGCAAACAGAGCAGGTCAAGCCATGCCCGTGCTGCGAGTgtcattttcagctgaaatcGAGCGCACCAACTCTTCAACCCAGCGCACCTCGGAGACCATCTGCTCAGCGAGCACTTCATAGCGGTTCTCCAACCGGCCAAACTTGCGCTTGAGAGCATTGGCCGACAACATGGTGGCGCGGGCCTCTTCCTGGCTCTGTCTGCGCAGGGCTTGTGCTCTCTGCAGCTCCTGTTTGATCTGATTGAGGTCTGCAGCGATGCTTTCGTTCTCCTCCTTGTACCAGCTTTCTTTCTCCTCATAGATGGAGAGCAGGGCGGCCACGTCCTCAGCACAGGAGCGCTGGTTCttctccagctctctcaggcCGTCCTCGGCTGCTGCGATCTCCTCCATGACCTGCGAGAAGCGCTCAAAGTTGATGTAGGTGTTGTTGGGAGGCATGCTGGAATGGGATTTGATAGTGTACTCCTTCAGACGGGTGGTCTTTAGACGCCTGCGCTCGGTCTTGCGCTCGCTCTCCTCAGGCCGAACATTACGCCTCTTGATCACCTGTATGAGGCGATGGGATGGGAACTAGTCAAGCATCGCTCAAATGGTGACAAAAACTAAAGAGGGAGAAGAAGAGAAATATTCGAACCTTGATCCAAGGGTGCTGGAGACTGTCCTCGATTGTCATTCTCTTCCTGAAagtaaaaagcaaatattaaattaaaacaaatgaggCTTGTATTAGCGTTATACATGTACCATTAtagtatttacaaatattttgatattttatttttgtttaaacttgAGTAATTTTCTtatgcactttttgctttttcttttattacattatttacttattacattaattattacatgactttattacattacataacgTTTAATAATGTAAGTTACAATGCTAGATTTTACTAACTTTGGATCCTTGACCAGCAGTCGGCGAATGAAGTCTTTGGCAAGCTCACTTGTGTTGCTGAAGTACTCTTCATCAAAGTCATAGTTGACAGCTGAAATGTTGGTGAGCGTCTCTTGTTTGGTCTCTCCAAGAAACGGAGAAGCACCACTCAAGCTACAGACAATTAATAATGCACTAATATTAGTCAAGCAAAGTAAAACTGCATCATCTGGGTGGAGAAAAAGTATGTAATCAATGGAGTCAGACAAGTCATTTATGTGATGTGATAAACTTACAGAATATATGTTATAACTCCGATGCTCCTGGAGAAAAGACaatcacaaaataattatttatcatcaaaaaataaacaactgaaactgaatataatttattaacaatctaaccaatatttcaaaaatatcattGATAGCGAAGACTCACCACATATCTGCCTCCAGGCCAAGAGGCTCATAATTCACAATTTCCGGTGCTACAAAAGGTTAAAAAGGCATGACAAAGATTATGTTAtcataaataagaataaaaatgattaagtgttttaataatctCAAATTCTCACCAACAAACTCAGGAGTtccaaagatgtttttaaattcatttccaTCCTTAATCTGATGAGCAATTCCAAAATCTATGAGCTTGATTCTGGGGTTCGGTACATTTTTATCCAGCAGCATTATGTTCTCTGGCTGAAAGCAAAGTGATTCAAGATGGTTGTAATACATGTTTCCATGCTCCCccccaaaataacattttgacaGATGCATCCACattagttcacctaaaatgaaaaactgctaAAATTGTATTTAGCCTCAGGACATCCAAGATGCagaggagtttgtttcttcgttgGAACAGATaaggagaaatttagcattacatcacttgctcactaaatcgatcctctgcagtgaatgaagCATTGTTATGGATTGTGTAGAATAGTACAGGAAAGGATTGAATGCTGCCATATcctttatattaatattgatattcaTTCTCTCATTATCTTTGATTCAAGTAATAATGCCATCTATATAGTCAATATAGACAGAACTGTCTAATTTCTATAGCAAGACTGGAAGAGTAAAAGTGCTGCTTTTACAGAGCCA
Encoded proteins:
- the dapk3 gene encoding death-associated protein kinase 3 encodes the protein MAGFRQEDVELYYEMGEELGSGQFAIVRKCKEKSTETEYAAKFIKKRRLSSSRRGVSREEIEREVNILREIQHSNIITLHDIFENKTDVILILELVSGGELFDFLAEKESLTEEEATQFLKQILDGVHYLHSKRIAHFDLKPENIMLLDKNVPNPRIKLIDFGIAHQIKDGNEFKNIFGTPEFVAPEIVNYEPLGLEADMWSIGVITYILLSGASPFLGETKQETLTNISAVNYDFDEEYFSNTSELAKDFIRRLLVKDPKKRMTIEDSLQHPWIKVIKRRNVRPEESERKTERRRLKTTRLKEYTIKSHSSMPPNNTYINFERFSQVMEEIAAAEDGLRELEKNQRSCAEDVAALLSIYEEKESWYKEENESIAADLNQIKQELQRAQALRRQSQEEARATMLSANALKRKFGRLENRYEVLAEQMVSEVRWVEELVRSISAENDTRSTGMA